The window tatataaagggacgacccggcagcggtttaggaacaagaacaatctcatcgaaagccgggcatagcagtttagctccctggtgatcgtaaccctaatcaataccacctcaactggacgtaggcttttaccttcaccgtaaggggccgaaccagtataaaccctcgtgttccttgtcccgcattaaccccttcaagcttcctagttgcgatggctccacgactaagtcctagctcaaggacatctgccgtgacaattccacgacactttctcaaataagaccggtaaaaactccaacaccgaaaacacaAAAGAAGATGCATATGAAATcggttttcgatgaactcgagcttgtcatgaagatgaccataagctccaaatctcacaaggagaagaaccaaacaagaaccaagagagatgatgcaaggatgcaatggtttgagctctcgatgaacgatacgatcaagctactcactagagagccccccttgatagtacggcaatcgattcTACAACCCGgcctcccaactaccaccatgagaccggtaaaatagaaaacctatcaagggcaaaccttttcCTTGCAgatagtccacttgagctagatgatgacgatcttgacttcctcaagttggaccacctttcttgattgtgttggcttgatgaagactagttgattgctcccccatactccactatgggtgagccactcttcggcacatcttcacaattccattgacaccacaatggattgctcccccatactccattatgggtgagccactcttcgtgttgctccacttgaacttgcacactgcaaacttgatgacgatcaccacttgatgtcatcctccatgggttgtatgagatTTTCCTCTTGACGCAAGACCGTGGAAACATACCCAACCCCCACACAGAACTCTCAtgtagaccatgggttagtacacaaagcgtaatggacaatgcttaccataccatgggatcacttgatccctctcggtacaacttgtgcactttgtgtgttgatcaacttgaacCACTCTCtgtacttagtcttgatcaaccttgcaTCTTTCCAATTCTCTTCATtaggatgatgtcttgaaggtaaactcgaatcttcacacaatcttgttcttcaagacatgcttgcaataagctcaactctcacatgaccaatctttggataaatCCTTGAAAAGCACTTTGACCATCTAATAAACTCTTTGAAACCAACACATCGacttcaagaaaagcctatggacaaatccttcaaatataactcaaggcaaccattagtccatagagattgtcatcaattaccaaaaccaaacatgggggcaccgcatgttctttcacttaatacactagatgcatgctagatagcggtcgatgtgtggagtaatagtagtagatgcaggcaggagtcagtctactaatcttggacgtgatgcctatataatgatcattgcctggatatcgtcatgattatttgaagttctattaattgcccaacagtaatttgtttacccaccatttgctatttttctcgagagaagccactagtgaaacctatgccccccgggtctcttctttaatatatttgcctttgcgatctattttatttgcttttattttcagatctattaaaccaaaaatacaaaaataccttgctgcaatttattttatcgCGTTCCTGCGAGATCCATCTATCAAATTATCACAACTTTCTCACatctgtttgccaatttctggcgccgttacccgaaagggattgacaacccctttaatacgtcgggttgcgagtatttgttatttgtgtgcaggtgccgttcatgtagtgttgcttggttctcctactggttcgataaccttggtctcatcactaaggTAAATACGTACAGTCGCTGTGCTGAATCATCCCTTCCTccttggggaaataccgacgtagtctagcagacatcaaaagaaATTTCTagtgccattgccggggagacatcatcaacatctaccaggttcctaatcacaaatatcatctccttgcaatttacattatttgccattggcctctcattttcctctccccacttcacaaaaatttgccgtttcattcgccttcttttttgttcgccattttcttgccggatctatttttgagtgcaatcttgttgcgtagtcacaatgactcaagagaacaccaagttgtgtgatttctcaaataccaacaacaattaTTTTATTGGCACTGCGATTGCTCCCAtcactagtgcggaatcttgtgatattaataccgctttgctgaatcttattatgaaagatcaattctccggtgctcctaatgaggatgacgcgtcccatcttaacacatttgtgaaattatgcgatatgcaaaagataaaagatgtggacaatgatgttgtgaagatgaaattatttccgttttctttgtgAGATGATGCAAAATTTTGGTTTTTTTTTCTTTGCCTcacaatagtattgattcttggaaatggtgcaaagatgcttttatcactaagtattttctgcccgcgaaaattatttcccttagaacccagatcatgaatttcaagtagcttgaacatgagcatgttgcacaatcttaggaaaggatgaaaatgatgctaaggaattgcccaactcatgggttaaatctttggatgatcatacaaaaagattatgcggggttgaattttgtttctcctaatcttttagattccgccacgGGTGGTACtgttatggaaattactttgggtgaatccgccaaatttcttgataacatcatggcaaattattcacaatggcataccgaaagagctcctactagtaaaaaagttaattcagttgaagaaatttcttcttcgagtgaaaaggttgatgctcttatgaaattggttgctagtaaaagtgatcctattgatttcaatgatatgcctttgcctacattgattgagcaaaatagtgatgccgtagatgtgaattttatctcacgaaacaatttcaataacaatgcttatagaggtaattttaatcctaggccttttcctagtaattcctctaataattatggtaattcctttgtaaatccttcttataataataggaacaccaatgatcttgagaataatattaaaaaAGTTATCAACACTCAAAAAAATTTCAACACTAGaatggaagaaaagttgaataagattgatgatttgtctagaagtgttgatagaatttcttgtgatgtggaaaatctcaagatgaaaatttgtgtgcctaaggttgaggaatcagttaaagctctttatgttttctatggatgaaattaagaaaagaactgctatgcttagagctagaagagaatttttagaaaggcgttttctagtgattgttttcataaaagtgatgaagatcttaaaatgattggtgtttctcctattgattccttgtttagtaaaattaagattggTTAAAAAaggactgaagaagagtcaactttagctagaaggcgtcccgataattcggagggtgaaaatcttgttgagaaaatttataaaagtgggtttgaagaggtcaaaactttaactagtgatgtgcccactcttttggattacaaagactttaattatgatagttgctctttgattgattgtatttctttgttgcaatccatgataaattcactcCATGCTTATGAATagaataaagcttttactaaacatattgttgatgctatgatgaaagatttagaagaaaagttggaattagaagtttcaattcctagaaaattacatgatgagtgggaacctactatcaaagtcaaattatgagtgttttgcttttgtgtgacttgggtgctagcgtttttacaattccgaaatctttatctgatgtgcttggtcttacggatattgaagaatgctctttaaatttgcacttggcggattctactattaaaaagcctatgggaagaattaatgatgttattattcttgcacataggaattatgtgcccatagattttattgttcttgatattgattgcaatctgtcttgtccaattatccttggtagaccgtttttacgcactatcgatgccatgattgatatgaaagaaggcaatattaagtttcAATTtacactaaggaagggtatggaacacttacctagaacaagaattaggccatcatatgaatcaatcatgagggcatcttatggatctagaaacaaAGACGACAAAACTTAGacccttgctttatgcctagcaaggggcgtgaaacaatagcgcttgtcgggaggcaacccaatgaataaaatttgtttttgtcttttgctttctgttcttgagtgtttgcataattatgctactgttattattgtattttttgtgttttaattagtgtttatgccaagcaaagcctttaggatcttcttgggtgatagttgtttgatcttgctgaaaaacataaactttcgcactcacgaaaataattttcatttttaatagaagcgtgataaaatatcaattctttttgcagaagattaatacaCAAATTGCTTAGGTCTTCCTAATTtttcggaatttttggagtttcagaagtattcgaaatatcaagattgctacagactgttctgtttttgacagattctgttttctttgcgttgtgtgcttgttttgatgattctatggttttgtTTGAAGCTTTTTTGCCATAgcgaagttggaatacagtagatatagtgcaagaataaaatatgaatgggttgcaacagtattttatagtagtgatttgttttcttatactaacgggtctcacgaaggttttgttgagttttgtgtgattgaagttttcaagttttgggtgatgttacgatggatgaaggaataaggagtaagaagagcctaagcttggggatgcccatggcatcccaagctactatccaaagagaagcaagcaactaagcttggggatgccccgagtggcatcccctctttcttctaacgaccatcggtattttactcgaagctatatttttattcgtcacatactatgagttttgcttggagcgtcttgtatgatatgagtctttgcttgattttgtttttgttttaagtcttgattcctttctggagacacctatttgagagagccaaaattatgccatgacttgttagaattactctctatgcttcacttaaatttttatgagctatggaattgctctagtgcttcacttatatcttttttagcacggtgtgctttagtatttttgaagaaatgctctcttgcttcacttagatttatttgagagttagtaaaattttcaagaaattctctcttgcttcacttaaattaatttgagagaaagaaatattatgctcatgatcttcacttatatttgtttgagcttatcaacagcaacacatgaaaattagttccaaattgatagatatccaagaaggatataacaaaaaatttcatgaagatcattggacaaaataaacttgattccttgtaatagttttgagatatgatgatgtgatatgtgagtcatgttgtgagtaattatgctttagtaagaatattggtttaaggtttgtgattccctatgcaagcacgaaagtcaatagttatgcaatgaaattacatcctacttgtggtgcattattcggtgttaattatgctcaatgctcggttatgagattatttgtttcttggttggtcgcttctcaatcttttgatagccttcattttgcactaagtatgatcactacttgtgcatccaagatcctttaaaccagtttttccATATGAGttcactatacctacctatatgtggtattcttttgtcgttctaagcaaatttgtatgtgccatctctaattttcaaaataaatttctcttttgtgtgctcgtaccgctcgcgaggcggtgaggggtggccaatattttccatgctagatgtattattctcacgatgagtgtttattcacttgtcattgcacgagagtaaggcaaaggtaatagggatgcccagtcccgaaatgaaaaatgaatttactttatgttgtcaaataataaattccttggaaagtgttggtatggagggcacccatggatacggttagccatggaaagtgaaagtatggttgaaaaagaaataaactttattttctgtttgggaaccgcctatgatatatctagcatggaaagtgttgggagctctaagtcgttttccttggtgggaaaagtatgcctctcaaaatgtttttatctctaagtttttgctttgagctctggcacctctaaaaatccctacttccctctgcgaagggcctttcttttttactttatgcaatttttatttttaatttgagtctccatcttctcttataaagcacgaattaggaggcactatgatcgtacttgagcattgggtgtagctaatatgtgagtgtgtttcatgaatggatcaacgtttgagcatgatgggctagggataacttattttaccgttgacattttgaaagacatggttgcttgttgatatgcttgagtatttaagttatcatgtcagaactagactattgctttgaacaatataaaagtgaGGGGAAGTCCTCCCTCTCTCCACAGTCCTCCTACTACTCCCCACCCCCAGCACAGCGACGCATCACCGCGGGAAGCACACACCGGCTTAGGCATCACAAGCTCCCTAGTCCCCTTCCCACCCCACACGGCGAGATCTTGGTCCGATCTCGCTAGCGTGTGGTCACATCCACCATAGCCGCTCACcaagccatcgcgcggcggagacCCAATGTCGGCAGCGGTCGAGGAGCAGATGGTAGTGAAAGCGATCCGGGGAAACTAGAGCTGGCTGACGCTCTGGCGATGCAGGCTTCGGGCTCTGGCAACTCTGGCAATGCGCCCCCGCCCCCGGCGGGCACCGCGGCCGGCGTCCTTTCCTCGCTCGGTTCCTCGTCGGACCCCCGCCCCCCTTCCCCTCCGCCTGCGTCACCTATCTCCTCGCCGCCCCGGCCTCCCACGAGGCGCTGCCTCGGATCCGTTGGGAGGACCTCACCGAGGAAGACGAGCCCCCCCGATTGGCGACTGTCCTGGCACCTCCCTCCCCCCCCCGTCCCCCCGTTCGTGCGTCGCCGACCAGCGCGGCCGCTGGCTCAGCCTCCCGTTACGGAGGTTCTGCCTCCGGCTCACGGCGGCGCTCGTAGAACCGGCCGATGAGCTCTGCTCGTCCGCCTCGGGGCCAAGGTGCAGCCTTGCGGGGCTCGGGAGATCGCCGATGCCGCTCCTGGGGAGTGGCGGACCGGTCCGACATGGGAATGGCTCGTTCCTCCTGGCGTCCGTCCACTACGCCCCCCTCCCCCTCGGCCGGCTCCGGCGGCACCTTCGGCCCTCCCTGCCTCCCCGTCTGCCGGCGTGGTAGTGGCCCGTTGCTCTCCGTTTCGGCCCTTCATCGCCGCGTTTGGTTCCTACGGTCGTCAGCTCCGCCCGCTCTCCCTCCCTCGTCGCCCTTGGCCGGCGGACTCGCCTCCCCTTGCCccggtgacggcggcggcggaggcaccTCCCTGCGAAGGGGAAACCCTTCCACGCGGTGCCCCATCCCCTGTCCTGGGCCGTGCCCTGGTGGGCCGCGAGGTGTTGGCCCGTTCGCGCCGGGTGGCCGGCCTGCCCCTCAGGGCCCGTAGGCCCCTTCCCAGGCCGTGGCGGCCGGGCCATCGATCCTCGGGCCGGCGCCGTGCCCTAGGCCCACTGAGCCCCCTCGCTCGGTTTGGCTCCCCTATGGCCAGCCGCGCCCCCGGTCCCCCCTCCCGCCGCCACTGTCTCTCCCTCCCCCGAAGCGAACTCcagtccctccccctcccccgccccgCTCCGCTCGCCTCCTCGGCCTGCCTCACCGGCGGCCGCCGGCCCGGGTCCCATCCCTTCCGCCCCCCTCTCCTGTCCGCTGGCTCCGCCCATGCCGCGGGAGTGGGACGACGGTGAGGACCGACGCAAGCGACGCTACGACGACCGCcgcaaacccccccccccccgtccctCTCCGGACGCCGCCCGTCGTGAGGATGAGCTTCGGCGCGAGCTCCAGGACCGGGATAGCCGGCGCTCGCAGGGCTATGATGACCGCCGCGACTCCCGACGCTCTCCGGGCCGCTCCGATGGGCGTGCTCGCTCCCGCTCCCCTCCGCCCGCGGCTGGCGATTGGCGCTCCTCGCGTCGGTGCTCCCCTTCCCCGACTCGGCGCCGGGAGCGCAGCCAGTCCCCTCCCCGCCCGCCCCGTCCTCTCTCCCCGCGTGCGCCTCCCCAACCCGCTGTTGCTCCGGCCCGGAAATATGTCCCGCCACATGCCGCTAACTCCTCTGGTCCTCCCGCCGCCGGTGGTGGTGGGGGTGACTAGGCCCGTGGTCGCCCGGGCgtggccaagaagaagaagaggcgCGGGCAGGCTCGGGCCAACCAATAGGCGGCTTCCGTGCCGGCCTCCGGCCTCGCTGCCGCCTCTGGTCCTGTGTCTGGCCGCCCCGGTCCGCCGCGCTTCAATTGCGGCGTTGCGGGTCATTCTCAGGTCAATTGTGTCAACCCCCCATGCTGCTACATCTGCAAGGATCCCTCCCACCCCGCCCTGCTGTGCCCGGACAAGCCTATCGACGAGGAGTTGATGATGTACGGCCACGGGATTGAGGGGTTGGGGTTCTTCCACATCGAGCTCCCAGAcgtcccctccccctccctccagGCGCTCGTAACGGTGGTTGATGGTGTCTCCTCCCCTGAGATGATTGAGGCTGAGCTCAACCACCTCTATCGTCGCCAATGGGACTGGCAGGCCACCATCACCACCGGTGGCGCTTTCTCGGTGGTCTTCCCCGATGCTCTCAGCCACGGCTATGCCACGCGCAGTGACCAGATCACTCTCACCCTCAACAAGCTGGTCTTCGACATCTCTGAGCCGATCCTCGATCCCAAGGCCGTCGCGGTCCTTGACACTGCTTGGATCCTGGTCGCCGAGCTTCCTGACATTGCCCGGTCCGAGCGGATGATCCGCAATATGTCTCGGATCCTTGGCAAGGTGGTGGTGGTTGACGAGCTTTCCCTCCATAAGGAGGAGGAGGTGCGAGTCAAAGTCAAGTGCCTCGACTCCTCTAAGTTGTGTGCCACCATCCGTGTCTTCTTCAACGACCAGGGATTTCATCTCCGCATTGCTCCCGAGCCGCCCAACCACGTGGGTCGGCCCCGCTTCTTCGACGACGCCCCTCTTGACGCCCCTCCTGGGTCCCAGGATAACTACCGCGATCGTCATCATCCTCGCCTGCACCACTCCGACGAGGAGGAGGGGTCGGAGGACAGCCCTTCCCGCTCCCCCTAGCCGACTCGCCCGGCCCCGTCCTCGAGCCGTGGGGGCGGCAGGCTGGGCTTGCTGTGCTTCCCCCCTCTCCGTCTGATGTCGCCTCCAAGGGGAGTGATGCCTCCGACATCAGCCTCATCATCGCCCCGGCTTCCTCACCGCGCTCCCCCGACGCTCTCCCTGCCAAGCCGGCCCTAGGTGTGCAGCCGACCACCTCCGTCCCGGCCTCCCCTACGGCTGGGACCCAAGTCGCGGCGTGCACCCCCCTGGCCACCCTCTCGCTGGCGCTCCAGGACGACTCGCTCCGCACTCCAGCTCGCCCTCCCTGGCGCTGGTCCCTGAGGACCCCCCACCACCCCCGGCAGCCACTCCCACACCGTCTCCGCTGCCGGCGGTAACCGGAGTTCCTCCCGCCTCTAAGCCCGCGCCGCCAGCTTTAGCTCCATCCCCCCTGCGCCTCGACTGCACCCAGCTGGCACTCCTCCTCGCGGCTGCGGCTGACCCCGACGGGGAGGGAGGGACTCAGGTGACCACCCCGGTGGCTTCCCAGCCCCCTCCCCCACGGTCCGCGGCTAACTCCCGCCGTGGTCGGTCCTCCTCCACCCCCGATGACGGCCTCGCGACGGAGTGTCCGGCTTGTGGCCGCCCGGCCAGACGGTAGCCCAGCTCTGCCCATCCCCGAGCGGGCGGAGCTTCGGGCCGCTGCCCGAAACCTGGAGCCAGGTACGCTTGCCGCCCCACCCCCCCTCTGCTTCTACTTGCTCATTTTCTGCGCTCGAAGCGGTCCCACTTGGTCACCTTGTGAAGGTTGCGTCAGACTCTGCGATCGTTTTCAGGGGGAAGCCACTCCCCCCTTAGTGCAGATTGCGGCCATCCAGGCTCGCAAGATTCTTGATGGAAAATTGGCGGAGGCCCGCCAGGCCCTCCTCGTCCCCTCCATCCCCCCGGCCCCTTCTCCGGCGGCTGCACCGTCACAGCCCCGTAGGGCTGCTGGCCGCCCCCCGGTGGTGGCAGCCGAGCCTCGTGGCCGCACCCGCTCTCGCACTGCCGTTTTCCGTGCCCAAAGCGCTTCCCGTGTCCTGGGGTCAAGTAGCCCCCCAATGGCTCCTTAATGCGTGCCTTATTTTGGAACATCCGCGGGTTCGTCCATGATGGTCGACGCCACAAACTCATCGAGTATTTGCGCGATGAGCATATTGACATAGTGGCGATCCAGGAAACCATGCGCTCTGACTTCTCCTTGCCGGAACTTGATAGGCTAAATTCCCACCTCTTCGCGTGGCACTAGCTCCCTTCTAGTGGGAATGCCGGCCATTCGGGTGGCATCCTTCTAGGTGTGAAGGATGCCACCTTCGAGGTGGGGAGTATGGATCGGGGCTAGTTATTTGTTAGTATGGAGCTTTATGAACGGGCCCTGAATTTCAAATGGGAGGTTATCATCGTCTACGTCCCGGCTGACCACAGTAGATCCGCGTCCTTCCTCGAGGAGCTTAACCGGAAGGTCTCTTCGGCCTCCCTGCCCGTGGTTGTCGGGGGCGATTTTAACCTCCTCCGCTTCGCGGAAGACAAGAGCAATGACCACGTCAACTTTGCATGTATGCAAATGTTTAATGACTACATTGCCGATCTTGGTCTTCGCGAGATAGACAGGATTGGTGCCAGGTTCACCTGGACCAATCGGCAAGCCTCCCCGACCCAGTCCGTCCTGGACCGAGTCTTAGTCTCCCCGGAATGGGACCTCCTCTGCCCTCTGGCTTCCCTCCCGGCCATCACTCGGAT is drawn from Aegilops tauschii subsp. strangulata cultivar AL8/78 chromosome 1, Aet v6.0, whole genome shotgun sequence and contains these coding sequences:
- the LOC141027711 gene encoding uncharacterized protein, which gives rise to MELYERALNFKWEVIIVYVPADHSRSASFLEELNRKVSSASLPVVVGGDFNLLRFAEDKSNDHVNFACMQMFNDYIADLGLREIDRIGARFTWTNRQASPTQSVLDRVLVSPEWDLLCPLASLPAITRIGSDHVPLLLSSSDERPPIPPRFWFETFWLSQTGFVEAVRARWVETRSLPHLRPLGY